The Salvia splendens isolate huo1 chromosome 20, SspV2, whole genome shotgun sequence nucleotide sequence TAACTGGACAAGAAGATATTACCATTTAAAAAGCTGTAGTGACGGAAAAGATTTGTGGCAATTGCTCCGGGATGAAGGGAGTTAGCTGTTATTTGCACATTTTCTTCCTTCAAAAAAAGAATGAGACATGAATGAGAGTTGCTATGTTAGGCACatttggaaaaataaaacttGTGGATGCAAAAATGGGATAAACAAATTTCCTGAATGAATGTATTGCATGTTAATTATTAAAATCATCTTCAGTCACCAACGTAATTGAGTCAAACATATTTGTAGCTTCTACGCTTTAAAAGACACAGTCAAGCATGTTAAGAATATAACTAAATAAGGCACCTATCCACATGTGTCATGGCATGCCCACTAGAAAGGTTGAGATTTTATGATCAGGTAGCTACAAGGAATGCCTTCTAATATCTCGAGAAAAAAATATCTTGCGAGCTTCTTCATCCACTGTTGTGAGGATGGGAAATAGCCATTTATTTATATGAAGATCAGCTGACAAAAAACTTTTCGTCAACCAATACCTTCAAACGCCTAGCAAGTTCATTAGCATGCAGCACGTTAGCAAGCTTTGATTGTCCATAAGCAGATAGGCTGTTGTACCTGTACATCACCACATGCATCATTTCTTGAGACTGGAAATAATAACACTGGTAAATCTAAGGGTTCTTTGAACATGTTCATAGATATATGTTGGTACTTCTTGGATTTCCCATTTTTATCAGTCTATGAACTGAGAGGAAACTTTTTCTCAAAAAATATCGGAACTCCCAACCTGCTGCAGAGATAAAGGAAAAAACTCTTTCCCAAAACTTCTAGGCTATATCAAGACTTAATTTTCTTTATCAAATATCAACCTTTTTAGGATATACCGATATGAATTAAATGCATTACAAATGGGAAGCCTCAATTTACAGAAGTGCACAAACCTCTCATAGTCTCATTCATTATATTTATGGCCAATGCATCTTGAATGCAGTATAATACTTATCACACCAAGAAAAACAGACTTGCAATAGATATATAAAATAGATTTCTGCTGTTTAAGAGCATACCCTGATTCatcattaattttatcaaaacgGATTCCTTCATTGTATGGAAATTTGTGCCTTCGGGAAGAGACATTTATGATCCTTCCTTCATGCTTACACTTATCAGCAGTTTTCTTCATGGTTTCCAGCAACAAATTTGTCAAGAGGAAATGTCCTGCAAAAAGACATAACTTGAGTGCTGTCATCTAATACAAATACTTTAATAGGAATGTAACTCTTAATAACTTATAATTCTTTGTCAATCAGCAATCATCAACCTGTATCCTattgaaatcaaaattttaactaATTTCAGTCCATGATATACGTTGAGTGCTGAAAGTTCTTGCCTACATGGTTTGTTGCAAACTGCAGCTCTATGTTTTCTTCTGAAAGCATGAAAGGTGTTGCCATAATGCCAGCATTGTTTCTagcaaaaagaaaaacaaggaGACACCTTAAACGTAAAAGGTAATTATAAATCGTTTGAACCATTACCCAAAAGAATGAGCCAAGGACTTAGTAAATAATGCCCAGAAAAGAGAGATATTCAGTATGTTTAGTAAATACAGGTGAAGTTTGTCTTGTGTTGCCATCGTGGTCTTATCTAGTGAGCATTATTAGTAGTTAAAGTAAAGTTGCTTGAACCTTATTAAGCTCATTAGACTTTGGAACCTAACATGGTCCAAAAATTCTTGGAAAACAAAAGTTAAACATATTAGGCGAAGGAACCTTAGATGGTATTAGCACACATATAATAGTTACTACTAAGATATATCTATGAGATCAAAGAGAATATAAACGCAAATTGCGTTACAAAATCCAAGCtatcaatatatatatgtgaGTAATGATACTAACACTAGCACATTTAAAGGAAGGCCCAAAGAATTGAAATTTGACGCAAAATTCCTGATTGATGTCATAGAACTGAGGTCCAACTCCATTGCATCAAGTTTTGCATATGGAACTTGTTTGATGATTGCTTCCTTAGATCGATGACCCGCACCGACATTTCTAACTCCCATAATGACATGTACACCGCGCAAGGCAAGTACCCTCGCAGTTTCAGCCCCAATACCACTTGAAGCTCCTGTAAACAGAGAGAGGCAAGGCTAGGTCATGAATTGACTTCGCACAAGATATGATAATACACAACAAATTACAATTGATGCTCTGATTTCCTTATCTGTGATATAAATAGATCTTATAAACTGATCAAAAATAGCTTCAATCCACCGATGTCATCTAATCTGCTTACCCGTGATTCGAAACTCCAACAATCAAATTAGAACTTTGCATATTAAAAAGGGAACAAGGAAAAATATTCTCTTTCCTAGGAAGAAAGcagaaattgaaataaattcACTGGTATCTTTGCAAAGGGAATTGAATATTTAAGTTTCAGCAGATTAAATTAGCTCGAATATATAATACTATCAAGTAACAAATTATAATGAGATAGACGCATAATAGTAGAAATACAGAGGTAAAAATGAGTAACCTGTAACAATGGCGGAGAGACCGGAGCCATCAATTCCTTGGGTTACTTGCTCCGCCGTGGAGGTGGCATAAAAGCCAAAGGGCCCTTTATTGCTGAAGAACCACATTTTCTTTCTCACGGCATAACACTGATAGATTGCAAAACCGGATATTAAGACCATCTccaattagagcatctccaataggttaggacgtcaaatagccctcaaatagccttcacactgccacatcatcagcactacaattctcctgccacatcagcttgccacatcaactagacatcaaatagccctcacatagccttcacactacctatccacatcactaataacaattatataatttaatttgcactcgtatcaacatacgaaatttaatttacgagacaaatacggaaaattcgaataataatattaaaatttaaaaagtacattaatttttttaaaaaaagtacaataattaaaaaaattacatttaaaaaattacataaatttacataaaaactaacgccttgcaatcctccgcgcccacaactcttcaactaaatccttttgcagtcgaatatgagcctccgtctgacgcatgtcggcatgtgcttggagggcttcttcatcgtgcggtaccccacctcgtacgttggcggtggtgacgccgtggcttggacctgcttcattatcgtcggtggcccaatcagtcagttgtacaccttcatcttcgacgatcatgttgtgcatgataataaagacgtacattatatcagcaatgcagtcgacatgccacaaacgcgttggtcccttaactgcagcccatcgagcttgaagcacaccaaatgcgcgctccacgtcctttcgcgccgactcctgccgcgtcgcaaagtaggccttcttcggatctgatgcgcaccggatcgtcttcacaaagacgggccacctagggtatatcccatccgccaagtagtagcatatcatgctggttgccgttggagaaaaaactgatggccggaccgacgccctggcactgctcgttgaaaaggggcgacgagttgaggacgtttaggtcgttgttcgaaccggctatcccaaaatacgcatgccaaatccacaaccggtaatcagccacgacctcgaggatcatcgtgggattttttcccttgtagccggtcgtgtaaaaccccttccaggcagcgggacagttcttccattcccaatgcatacaatctatgctgcctagcattcccgggaacccgtgctgatccccgtgcatccgcagcagattccggcaatcttcgggggtaggctttcggagatactgatcaccgaatacttcgatcaTGCCCtggcagaaatacttcatacattcgatggcagtcgtctcaccgatgtggaggtattcgtcccacatgtctgccgcggtgccgtaggccaactgtctgattgccgcagtgcacttttgaataggggtgtggccgggtctgccagccgcatcgtgcctgaagcggaaatacagatatcgctgcaccaatgcgttaacaatacgcataaataagtcccgcctcatcctaaaacgacgcctgaaatggttggcgtcaaaacgcggctcctctgcgaagtaatctgtgaacaggcgctgatgtgcagcttcatgatcacgatgcaccacttgtcgacggtggacaactggtcgtgggcgaggtgccgccggctgcatataactctgcatccatcgatcaacctcacggctcgtataggcatctagctcttcgttcatcatacgctcgtactcatccgcatccccaccatTACCAccagcattactcatttcttaaattgatcttgaacagagagtaaggtagagagaatactcgttaaaacaagtggtgcgaatgaaaatgaggttcaacgcgcgtatatatagtgttttcgaattttttttttttaaatccgacgccggtttggcgccgatccgggacgcacaatggcccaatcagtcagttgtacaccttcatcttcgacgatcatgttgtgcatgataataaagacgtacattatatcagcaatgcagtcgacatgccacaaacgcgttggtcccttaactgcagcccatcgagcttgaagcacaccaaatgcgcgctccacgtcctttcgcgccgactcctgccgcgtcgcaaagtaggccttcttcggatctgatgcgcaccggatcgtcttcacaaagacgggccacctagggtatatcccatccgccaagtagtagcatatcatgctggttgccgttggagaaaaaactgatggccggaccgacgccctggcactgctcgttgaaaaggggcgacgagttgaggacgtttaggtcgttgttcgaaccggctatcccaaaatacgcatgccaaatccacaaccggtaatcagccacgacctcgaggatcatcgtgggattttttcccttgtagccggtcgtgtaaaaccccttccaggcagcgggacagttcttccattcccaatgcatacaatctatgctgcctagcattcccgggaacccgtgctgatccccgtgcatccgcagcagattccggcaatcttcgggggtaggctttcggagatactgatcaccgaatacttcgatcaTGCCCtggcagaaatacttcatacattcgatggcagtcgtctcaccgatgtggaggtattcgtcccacatgtctgccgcggtgccgtaggccaactgtctgattgccgcagtgcacttttgaataggggtgtggccgggtctgccagccgcatcgtgcctgaagcggaaatacagatatcgctgcaccaatgcgttaacaatacgcataaataagtcccgcctcatcctaaaacgacgcctgaaatggttggcgtcaaaacgcggctcctctgcgaagtaatctgtgaacaggcgctgatgtgcagcttcatgatcacgatgcaccacttgtcgacggtggacaactggtcgtgggcgaggtgccgccggctgcatataactctgcatccatcgatcaacctcacggctcgtataggcatctagctcttcgttcatcatacgctcgtactcatccgcatccccaccatTACCAccagcattactcatttcttaaattgatcttgaacagagagtaaggtagagagaatactcgttaaaacaagtggtgcgaatgaaaatgaggttcaacgcgcgtatatatagtgttttcgaattttttttttttaaatccgacgccggtttggcgccgatccgggacgcacaatggcgcccgtgaggatcggcgtcggaaccggcgtcagcgcgggaatcggcatggcgacgccgattttgacgccgatttcgccgacgccggttccaatggttcggcgtcaaaccggcgtcggcgaaaaatcggcgtcgcggtggtgacgccggttattggagatgctcttataacaAGCCATAGGTTAGCcacaactcctcctgccacatcatcagtacttaaaaactcctcctgtcacatcatcaggacaaacaactggacaagcaatagacTAGCAatacaataaacaaaattataaaaaataaataattatcaatcacacaaaatacggaattaaatttacgacacatatacgagaaaattcaataataacatttaaattttaaaaaagtattgagtgccgcggcggcatccaaatcgacccGCATACTTTCGAGCTttgagtgaagaaacctcttctccacgggtcagttgccgccttccagtctgagcccgcgtttgtttcgaaaattaaataaataaaaaaataaaaaatcgattGTCCGAttgctcgccgatcgggagcctgcaatggcggccagtcGATCGGCGAGCGCCCGAAAATCAGCGTGCGCTCGCcctttttctcgccgattttcctctcgccggctgcaatggttcggcgagcggacaggCCAGCCGAttggaatcggctagccggtccggaTGCTCTAACAACCCTTGATAGCGTGGGCCCTTCTTCTAAtccactttttaaaaatattcattttcaatGTTCTTTTTCATCACATAAAATGGCTacttagttttaaatttttaatattgctGTGAACTagactttaatttttaatactatGATCCAACAGGTTctattgttttatattttataagttTGTTGTAAATCCATGAAACCCaaacataattataatattcaattaattaatttaatggaGTAGTAGTACAAAACAACAAATTATGTAGTTTAATCTAGTTCtagtagtatttaaaaaaaatctcactATAACAATCCTTCCCTCAACtgaaaatgatgatgatgaaatgAAATTAACTAGATGAAGAAAGTAGAAACACTGTAATTAATGAAATGTGTGGTAAACGAAAAGAGAGATGGAAGGAATTATAAAATCTGCTAATCAAATGGAAGTATACTAAGAAAACAGAATATGCCGAATTTAATTAGGTTTGATGTGAGATGATTGGTAGTAAATCCTGAAGGCCTTGGGCAGATAAACAGGCAgcaaaaacccaaacaaattgAAGCACCAAAACGCCATGTTGGCGACCGCCAGAGCTCTCCCCACATACAGCCTCCTCGCACTCCCCTCATACCTCCCGTCCGCCTTCCAGATCTCGCCTCTAATCCAGTCCACGATCGTGAAGATCCGCCGCGAATTGTAGAAAACCGGCACAAACACGCGGATCGGCAGCGAGAATCCGCCGGAGAACGACAACCCCTCCACAAAGACTTGGCTCGCCAGGAGGAACACGTGCGGCGCGGCGGCCTTGATCCCCTCCTTATCCCCTTCGAATACGCCCTCGAATATGTAGGCGATAGGGAGGAAGAGGCCGATCGCGGCCCCCGCGGCCACGTAGAGGCTGAGGAGCTTGTTGCTCTCTCCGAAGACAAAGGGCTAGGCCGAGATCGGGGGGAAGGCGGTTTTGGAGATGAAGTATATGTAGACGAGGGTGAATAGGACGAAGGCCAGGTCCTCGGGGCTCACCATGCCGCTGGCGGAGAGGACGACGCCGATTGCCAGGGCGTTGAGCTGGCGGAAGGTGAAGAGGCCGGAGGGTTTTCCCGCGGGGTTGAGAGCGGCGTTGGCGGTTTCGGGGTGGTTGTGGTCTTCGCTCGGGAGTGTTATGTCGCCGATGGACCGATTCCGCCCGACATGATTGGTTAATGAGAATTGTTGCTGAGCAAATATGGATTTTTTTTACACACACAGAGTGTGCATGCGAGGTTTTGTATCCGTTGCATACGTGGCACTTGTTGAGCAATTTATGAAATAATTCACCCAACCATAATGGAATACATTTATATGTATTGACTAGTATTTATCTGTATTAACAAAACTAATATTGACCCATATTATTGTCACATCACAAGTAGGGCCATTAGTTTGCATGATAAGTAAATCTTTGGAATGAAATACTGATTCAAATGTGATTCTAATAATATACGTAATCATGTTAATAAGGGCGATATTTCTTTAGTAAGCAATAAAATAATCGATGCACTAGATTTGTGATCTAGAGAaccaacccccccccccccccccccccccccccgagcTCACCACTGCTCGAAAACAAAAAATCGGATTCCTCTATAAAATTTCCTTCACTTGTCCGATGGACGACCACTGTAAAACTGTAACCTCCGAGAGAAATTTGAGGGCAATGTCCTAAACTAAACAAATTCTGAACAATCAAATGTACCTACGGGGTAGCTTTTTGTTTCTGTTTCGGTATGTATTTGAATTTCACACTCTTGTCTGGCTTTCTAGCGACCTGAGCTTGAATGATTCTGCCACACTGATTCTCACCATTGCTTCTAGGAGGACCTGATGCTGGCTGAACATCAGGCCGTCCAGGAGGTTCACGCTCTGATGAAAGCGCTAACTTTATGTGGTCTCCGGCAATAGCTTCCTTCCATCCTGCACCAATTTGGGGTTTATAAGGCTCATTGCAAGGCAATAAAGCAATACAAGAATTTAACTTGGAAATTTATGTCCGTATAGAATGGGATAAAGGTAAAACAAGGCATACTCCTGGCAAGAAACTCTTTCACAGCTTCACTGTAGAAAGGCATCAATCCTCCTTGAGCATTATCATCTGAGATGACATGGAATTGCTTCCCGTTTTGACAACCATCACTGTCCAAGGACTCTGACTGCCCTGATCTTTCACTGGAGGGAGTATGGTTATGAACCTTAGTCAACATAGCACTATCCTCGAGATCTTCATTG carries:
- the LOC121783053 gene encoding short-chain dehydrogenase TIC 32, chloroplastic-like isoform X3, with protein sequence MWFFSNKGPFGFYATSTAEQVTQGIDGSGLSAIVTGASSGIGAETARVLALRGVHVIMGVRNVGAGHRSKEAIIKQVPYAKLDAMELDLSSMTSIRNFASNFNSLGLPLNVLVNNAGIMATPFMLSEENIELQFATNHVGHFLLTNLLLETMKKTADKCKHEGRIINVSSRRHKFPYNEGIRFDKINDESGYNSLSAYGQSKLANVLHANELARRLKEENVQITANSLHPGAIATNLFRHYSFLNGLVAALGKHVMKDVHQW
- the LOC121783053 gene encoding short-chain dehydrogenase TIC 32, chloroplastic-like isoform X1; the protein is MWFFSNKGPFGFYATSTAEQVTQGIDGSGLSAIVTGASSGIGAETARVLALRGVHVIMGVRNVGAGHRSKEAIIKQVPYAKLDAMELDLSSMTSIRNFASNFNSLGLPLNVLVNNAGIMATPFMLSEENIELQFATNHVGHFLLTNLLLETMKKTADKCKHEGRIINVSSRRHKFPYNEGIRFDKINDESGYNSLSAYGQSKLANVLHANELARRLKEENVQITANSLHPGAIATNLFRHYSFLNGLVAALGKHVMKDVHQGAATTCYVALHPDVKGMTGKYYADCNLAETSLQAKDQDLARKLWNFTNNLIDKSTT
- the LOC121783053 gene encoding short-chain dehydrogenase TIC 32, chloroplastic-like isoform X4; the encoded protein is MWFFSNKGPFGFYATSTAEQVTQGIDGSGLSAIVTGASSGIGAETARVLALRGVHVIMGVRNVGAGHRSKEAIIKQVPYAKLDAMELDLSSMTSIRNFASNFNSLGLPLNVLVNNAGIMATPFMLSEENIELQFATNHVGHFLLTNLLLETMKKTADKCKHEGRIINVSSRRHKFPYNEGIRFDKINDESGYNSLSAYGQSKLANVLHANELARRLKEENVQITANSLHPGAIATNLFRHYSFLNVQVLLQLLVST
- the LOC121783053 gene encoding short-chain dehydrogenase TIC 32, chloroplastic-like isoform X2, which encodes MWFFSNKGPFGFYATSTAEQVTQGIDGSGLSAIVTGASSGIGAETARVLALRGVHVIMGVRNVGAGHRSKEAIIKQVPYAKLDAMELDLSSMTSIRNFASNFNSLGLPLNVLVNNAGIMATPFMLSEENIELQFATNHVGHFLLTNLLLETMKKTADKCKHEGRIINVSSRRHKFPYNEGIRFDKINDESGYNSLSAYGQSKLANVLHANELARRLKEENVQITANSLHPGAIATNLFRHYSFLNGLVAALGKHVMKDVHQFSIWL
- the LOC121781781 gene encoding uncharacterized protein LOC121781781 → MYSIMQQFSLTNHVGRNRSIGDITLPSEDHNHPETANAALNPAGKPSGLFTFRQLNALAIGVVLSASGMPFVFGESNKLLSLYVAAGAAIGLFLPIAYIFEGVFEGDKEGIKAAAPHVFLLASQVFVEGLSFSGGFSLPIRVFVPVFYNSRRIFTIVDWIRGEIWKADGRYEGSARRLYVGRALAVANMAFWCFNLFGFLLPVYLPKAFRIYYQSSHIKPN